A stretch of Triticum aestivum cultivar Chinese Spring chromosome 1D, IWGSC CS RefSeq v2.1, whole genome shotgun sequence DNA encodes these proteins:
- the LOC123181520 gene encoding uncharacterized protein isoform X2 — protein sequence MEAAPEREREGRGEEWSDGGVALGFRVKACSRESSGQKAANVLEPDLRSHWSTATNTKEWILLELNEPCLVSHIRIYNKSVLEWEVTGGLRYKPEAFVKVRPRGEAPKRDMVYPANHTPCRYVRISCLRGSPIAIYFIQLTGIPVPGLEPEFQPLVNHLLPQISSSQKQSHSSHNMHLQLLKDIARRLPPFLPQIEADLNSITDTPESSVWFLALLAGPFYPILNLINERDATKTSISSVDSDTLKTSLASIPTVSSNFEAQPRRARSPSSVQPASCMLAFRSETAILLLRKAHKDKTLSIVCHRASRVLQKLLEPEPFVDEPIPNGGMLSSEVSDEIPKSDASSLVPYTNYSSLFGEEFSLSENHFDGSFLNILDVAAVEEGILHVLYAAASQPQLGCKLAETTSDMWSVLPLVQALLPALRPPFSAGPTEQIDDCFSQWNHPDVHNALSQIVSMSVSSVFHPLLRGCAGYLSSYLPSHAKAACVLLDLCRGPLSPWVPMITAKVDLAVELLEDLLGVIQGVGQSLSRSRAALKYILLAVSGNMDDVLAEYKEVKHKILFILEMLDPFVDHAISAMKDRISFGGVSAMYLEKQAKVCDMALNIIRTAAKNPAVLPSLELEWRRGAVAPSILLSILDPHMPLPPDVDLCKSSLPEVDQAALAVSDCPAPHSCNPEVVDGRDTSEIAMRIESFEQYNSLFAPEELKQSELTNTLREDHDKVRTNFDQNIPVGRKTNVKLPAGLFQLEDTVADDYNDARADYLQLLNQENCELRALEFRRLALNLCMQQEPTIEGHNAGIDALLLAAECYVNPFFLLNLRLNSEPLDRIERTHSELIQRNASFELNDLRVKDLDLATVHSLENKRDRAVLDLLLQAAKFDCEYHAKIPDGEVYPNDAEDDKQPIEISPEVTDLVDAVTLVRKNQALLWHFIMKQFGRKGHLANEILLDSLLFLLHSATDLFCPPDNVIDIILNSAENLNRQLACLYSSVNAGDKKLDNVKLHGLQRRWALLQKLVLASSGSDNTRELVSIKKDGFRFRSLVPPSAWVHKISEFSRFSSPLPRFLGWMAVSRYAKEYLNERLFLASDFSQLTTLLSIFTDELSLMDGVATQKIKSADTEQSACNNHLLLKKESMSSDKPSTNKLFQILLPELHFFFPSMSRLFHGFGETILEAVGLQLKCLPKSAVQDVLCWFSEMCMWPYLEGIKEHLVLANGVSSLRGNIAANAKAVVFYLLESVVSEHLEAIVPEMPRVVHILVSLCRASYADVAFLDSVLCLLKPLISYFLRKGTDDEKVMGHITDCSDFELICFEELFEIIRCGKHTKDATSDKIQVPLLIFILGSLLPDLSFKRRIEILDSLLVWVDSISSDPPSLLCSYLEGFHTLIDGCVTILVQNIELLGIIILSVREQSREAANSISGDAMMQLEKNSQDTEQLLVKSTDNAEKSKGPPAGCIIEFCDALEKVISHLTLSIESSWKWHHQLASRLSSLMAKCLLYAKCLKAVTQGNAISSSTRQEVELVQKHWESALEGLAETILGNQEKQCWQVASSMLDYMIKLPNVLAWGNVLSATCSAIEHFCSHAPRISWRLQTEKWLSLLVSGGIEDLKNSETSLINLFCTMLSHAEPEQRSVALQQLGRIIHLAGTAEVGSGSTMTSHLVTHTWNRIAALALYDSSMLLRNHAMALLTEYVPFIDKNHLRSFLASSDSILKGVGQLSCVIEEGYLTRMSLLLLSKACLYSSSEDIALIPESVWRKLENMQTSLTGGFGDVEKDLCRALCQLRTESDAKTVVKELLAGSTTKPVNTDYKDIRESILQVLSSLSSVESYFEFFSIRSDQECQELEEAEIELELIKNEKAVRKFVGRPQDTVAPDYKDSSEVNKQLQQIREDIRSLERSKLREEIIARRQKKLLIRHTREKYLEETSCKEMELMQELDRERTLEMERDIERQRQLDLERVKSRELQYNLDMEREKQTQRELQRELEQVELGRSSRREFSANPSSRARERYRERDNGRGAQQEGSRGQGHEGQPTVVMGGASRPSSFPTILQSRDRGSDGGYEENAEGSRDSGGDTSSMGDPELDGPGSGSRHGTRAGGSSKSSRQVMERRERDGRREGKWERKQ from the exons ATggaggcggcgccggagagggagagggagggtaGGGGGGAGGAGTGGAGCGACGGTGGCGTGGCTCTGGGTTTCCGGGTGAAGGCGTGTTCCCGCGAGTCGTCGGGGCAGAAGGCCGCCAACGTGCTGGAGCCCGACCTCCGCTCCCACTGGTCCACCGCCACCAACACCAAGGAGTGGATCCTCCTCGAGCTCAACGAGCCGTGCCTCGTCTCCCACATCCGCATCTACAACAAGTCCGTCCTTGAATGGGAGGTCACCGGCGGGCTGCGCTACAAGCCCGAGGCCTTCGTCAAGGTTCGCCCGCGCGGCGAAGCTCCCAAGCGCGACATGGTGTACCCGGCCAACCACACCCCCTGCCGCTACGTCCGCATCTCTTGTCTGCGCGGAAGCCCCATTGCCATCTACTTCATCCAGCTCACCGGAATCCCTGTACCTGGCCTGGAACCTGAATTCCAACCTCTTGTCAACCACTTGTTACCACAAATATCCTCTTCGCAGAAACAATCTCATTCTTCGCACAATATGCATCTCCAG TTACTCAAAGACATTGCAAGAAGGCTACCACCGTTTCTGCCCCAGATTGAG GCTGACCTTAATAGCATCACAGACACCCCAGAGAGCAGTGTTTGGTTTTTGGCTCTGCTTGCTGGCCCATTTTATCCAATCCTCAACCTTATAAACGAAAG GGATGCTACAAAAACGTCGATTTCTTCCGTTGATTCAGATACCCTAAAGACTAGCCTGGCTTCTATTCCAACTGTTTCCTCAAACTTTGAG GCACAACCTAGGAGAGCACGGAGTCCATCTTCTGTTCAGCCTGCTTCATGTATGCTGGCATTTCGATCTGAAACAGCTATACTACTCTTAAGGAAAGCACACAAAGACAAAACTCTCTCAATTGTTTGCCATCGA GCATCAAGGGTGCTCCAAAAACTTTTGGAGCCTGAGCCATTCGTTGATGAGCCAATACCTAATGGTGGAATGCTTTCGAGTGAAGTCTCTGATGAAATTCCTAAAAGTGATGCTTCCAGCCTAGTGCCTTATACAAACTACTCTAGTTTGTTTGGAGAAGAATTTAGTTTATCAGAAAATCACTTCGATGGCTCTTTTCTAAATATTTTGGATGTTGCTGCTGTTGAAGAAGGCATTCTTCATGTACTGTATGCAGCTGCATCACAG CCCCAACTAGGTTGCAAGCTTGCTGAAACTACTTCAGACATGTGGTCTGTCTTACCGCTTGTTCAAGCACTTCTTCCAG CACTTCGTCCTCCATTTAGTGCTGGCCCTACCGAACAGATTGATGATTGTTTTAGCCAATGGAACCATCCAGATGTTCACAATGCTCTTTCCCAG ATTGTGTCAATGTCGGTATCATCAGTTTTTCATCCTCTTCTCAGAGGTTGTGCTGGTTATCTTTCATCATACCTGCCATCACAT GCAAAAGCAGCATGTGTTCTGCTTGATTTGTGCAGGGGACCATTATCACCTTGGGTGCCCATGATCACAGCAAAG GTAGATCTTGCAGTTGAACTTCTGGAGGATCTCCTGGGTGTTATCCAG GGAGTTGGGCAATCTCTTTCCCGTTCTCGTGCGGCGCTGAAGTATATTTTATTGGCCGTATCAGGGAATATGGATGATGTTCTCGCAGAATACAAA GAAGTCAAGCATAAAATACTTTTCATTCTGGAGATGCTAGATCCTTTTGTTGATCATGCTATAAGTGCAATGAAAGACAGAATATCATTTGGTGGTGTGTCTGCTATGTATCTGGAGAAACAGGCAAAAGTTTGCGATATGGCCTTGAACATTATTCGTACAGCTGCAAAGAATCCTGCTGTACTCCCTTCTTTGGAACTTGAATGGCGGCGAGGTGCTGTTGCCCCAAG TATACTTCTTTCTATCTTGGATCCTCATATGCCACTCCCACCTGACGTTGATCTCTGCAAAAGTTCATTGCCCGAGGTTGATCAAGCAGCTTTGGCGGTTTCAGATTGTCCAGCACCACATTCTTGCAACCCTGAAGTTGTTGACGGGCGAGACACATCTGAAATAGCTATGAGAATAGAAAGTTTTGAACAGTACAATTCTTTATTTGCTCCTGAAGAATTGAAGCAATCTGAGTTGACAAATACTCTGCGAGAAGACCATGATAAAGTACGTACAAATTTTGACCAGAACATCCCTGTGGGCAGGAAAACCAATGTAAAATTACCAGCTGGCCTTTTCCAGTTGGAAGATACTGTTGCTGATGATTACAATGATGCACGGGCTGATTATCTACAACTGTTGAACCAAGAGAACTGTGAATTAAGAGCTCTAGAATTTCGTCGCTTAGCACTGAATCTGTGTATGCAACAGGAACCAACAATTGAGGGGCATAATGCCGGAATTGATGCTTTGCTATTAGCTGCAGAATGCTATGTTAATCCATTTTTTCTCTTGAATTTACGGCTTAATTCAGAGCCTCTGGATCGAATTGAACGTACTCATTCGGAGTTGATACAACGGAATGCCTCCTTTGAGTTGAACGATTTGCGTGTGAAAGATTTAGATCTAGCGACAGTGCACAGTTTGGAGAATAAACGGGATAGAGCTGTCCTAGATTTACTCCTGCAAGCTGCAAAATTTGACTGTGAATACCATGCAAAGATACCCGACGGTGAAGTCTATCCAAATGATGCTGAGGATGACAAGCAACCTATAGAAATTTCACCAGAAGTTACAGACCTTGTGGATGCTGTAACTTTGGTCAGAAAGAACCAAGCTCTGCTTTGGCACTTTATTATGAAGCAATTTGGAAGGAAAGGGCATTTAGCTAATGAAATTCTTCTTgatagcttgttgttcttgttgcacTCAGCAACTGACCTATTTTGTCCACCAGATAATGTGATCGATATCATATTGAATTCTGCTGAAAACCTCAACCGACAGCTTGCATGTCTTTACAGCTCTGTTAATGCAGGGGATAAGAAATTGGATAATGTAAAATTACATGGTTTACAAAGACGTTGGGCACTTCTCCAGAAGCTGGTTCTGGCTTCATCTGGTAGCGACAATACTAGAGAACTTGTCAGCATTAAAAAAGATGGTTTTCGTTTTAGAAGCTTAGTTCCTCCATCAGCATGGGTGCATAAGATATCAGAATTTTCCAGGTTTTCTAGCCCACTTCCTCGATTTCTTGGATGGATGGCAGTGTCGCGTTATGCCAAGGAATATTTAAATGAGAGACTGTTTCTTGCCTCTGATTTCTCACAGCTTACAACTTTGCTGTCAATTTTCACTGATGAACTTAGTCTAATGGATGGAGTTGCAACTCAGAAGATCAAGTCTGCTGACACTGAACAATCTGCTTGCAATAATCACTTGCTTCTTAAGAAGGAATCTATGTCGTCAGATAAACCAAGCACGAACAAACTGTTTCAGATTTTACTTCCTGAACTACATTTCTTTTTTCCAAGCATGAGCAGACTATTTCACGGATTTGGAGAGACCATTTTGGAAGCTGTTGGTTTGCAGTTAAAATGTCTCCCGAAAAGTGCAGTACAAGATGTTCTTTGTTGGTTTTCTGAGATGTGCATGTGGCCTTACCTTGAAGGCATCAAGGAGCATCTTGTACTTGCAAACGGAGTAAGTTCTTTGAGAGGTAATATTGCTGCTAATGCCAAGGCTGTTGTTTTCTATCTACTCGAGTCGGTTGTTTCTGAGCACTTGGAGGCTATTGTTCCTGAAATGCCAAGGGTAGTGCACATTCTTGTGTCACTTTGTAGAGCTTCTTATGCTGATGTGGCCTTCCTTGACTCTGTATTGTGTCTGCTGAAGCCATTGATATCTTATTTCTTAAGGAAGGGAACTGATGATGAAAAAGTGATGGGTCATATAACTGACTgcagtgattttgagttgatttgTTTTGAAGAGTTGTTTGAAATTATCCGGTGTGGTAAACATACAAAGGATGCAACCAGTGATAAGATTCAGGTCCCATTGCTGATCTTCATTCTGGGGTCTCTGCTTCCTGATCTGTCCTTTAAGAGGAGGATTGAAATATTGGACTCCTTGCTAGTATGGGTAGACTCTATCAGTTCTGATCCACCATCACTGCTGTGTAGTTATCTTGAAGGCTTTCATACACTTATTGATGGTTGTGTAACTATACTAGTTCAGAATATTGAATTACTTGGTATCATCATCCTTTCTGTGAGAGAACAGTCTAGGGAGGCTGCAAATTCCATAAGTGGGGATGCCATGATGCAACTTGAGAAGAATTCACAAGATACAGAGCAGCTACTAGTTAAATCCACAGACAATGCGGAAAAGTCGAAGGGGCCACCTGCTGGTTGTATTATAGAATTTTGTGATGCCCTGGAGAAGGTCATTTCACATCTTACTCTGTCAATTGAGAGTAGCTGGAAATGGCACCATCAGTTGGCCTCTAGGCTGTCTTCATTGATGGCAAAGTGTTTGCTGTATGCGAAATGCTTAAAAGCTGTTACTCAAGGAAACGCAATTTCTAGTAGCACTAGGCAAGAGGTGGAGCTTGTACAAAAACACTGGGAGAGTGCTCTTGAAGGTCTTGCAGAAACCATTTTAGGAAATCAGGAAAAGCAGTGCTGGCAGGTGGCATCCTCTATGCTTGACTATATGATTAAACTACCTAATGTTCTTGCTTGGGGTAATGTTCTTAGTGCCACTTGTTCAGCAATCGAGCACTTCTGCTCTCATGCACCTAGGATATCTTGGAGACTGCAGACAGAGAAGTGGTTATCGTTATTGGTTTCGGGTGGAATTGAAGACCTCAAGAATAGTGAAACCTCGTTGATTAATCTTTTCTGTACAATGTTGAGTCACGCTGAACCAGAACAACGCTCTGTTGCATTGCAGCAACTTGGGAGGATTATTCACTTGGCGGGTACTGCTGAAGTCGGATCTGGTTCAACAATGACGTCCCATTTGGTTACTCATACATGGAACAGAATAGCAGCATTGGCTCTCTATGACTCTTCTATGCTATTAAGGAATCATGCGATGGCTTTGCTCACTGAATATGTTCCATTTATTGATAAAAATCATCTGCGGTCATTTCTTGCATCAAGTGACAGTATCCTGAAAGGTGTGGGGCAACTTTCATGTGTAATTGAAGAGGGCTATTTGACACGAATGTCCTTACTGTTGCTTTCAAAGGCATGTCTTTATTCTTCTTCTGAAGATATTGCTTTGATTCCTGAATCTGTTTGGAGGAAATTGGAAAACATGCAAACATCACTAACTG GAGGTTTTGGTGATGTCGAGAAAGATCTCTGTCGAGCTCTATGTCAGCTAAGAACTGAATCTGATGCTAAaacg GTTGTAAAAGAACTTCTCGCAGGATCTACTACAAAACCAGTGAACACTGATTATAAGGATATCCGTGAATCAATTCTTCAG GTGTTGTCCTCTTTGAGTTCTGTTGAGTCCTACTTTGAGTTCTTCTCAATCAGATCTGATCAGGAATGTCAG GAACTTGAAGAAGCTGAGATTGAATTGGAGCTTATTAAAAACGAGAAAGCAGTTCGGAAATTTGTCGGACGTCCCCAGGATACTGTGGCTCCAG ATTACAAGGATAGTAGTGAAGTTAATAAACAGCTTCAGCAGATCCGTGAAGATATACGGTCCCT AGAACGGTCCAAGCTCAGAGAGGAAATTATAGCACGCCGACAGAAGAAATTGCTTATCAGACATACTCGTGAAAAGTACTTGGAAGAGACGAGTTGCAAGGAAATGGAGCTTATGCAAGAGCTTGATAG GGAAAGAACTCTTGAGATGGAGCGTGACATCGAAAGGCAGCGACAGCTGGATCTCGAGCGTGTGAAGTCAAGGGAACTGCAATATAACCTCGATATGGAAAGGGAGAAACAAACTCAG AGAGAGCTTCAACGTGAGCTGGAGCAGGTTGAGTTGGGGCGGTCATCAAGGCGGGAGTTCTCAGCCAACCCCAGCAG CCGGGCGAGGGAGAGATACCGCGAAAGGGATAATGGTAGAGGCGCACAGCAGGAGGGAAGCCGCGGCCAAGGCCATGAGGGTCAACCAACGGTCGTGATGGGTGGTGCATCAAGGCCATCGTCGTTCCCTACGATACTGCAATCTCGTGACCGTGGCAGCGATGGCGGCTACGAGGAGAacgcggagggaagcagggattccGGCGGCGATACCAGCAGCATGGGAGATCCGGAGTTGGACGGCCCGGGTTCAGGCTCGAGGCATGGGACACGAGCTGGCGGCAGCAGCAAGTCGTCAAGGCAAGTCATGGAGCGGAGAGAGCGGGACGGTAGACGTGAAGGTAAATGGGAgcggaagcaatga